The following are encoded in a window of Coregonus clupeaformis isolate EN_2021a chromosome 34, ASM2061545v1, whole genome shotgun sequence genomic DNA:
- the flt3 gene encoding receptor-type tyrosine-protein kinase FLT3 isoform X1 → MPVKGKSRVLIAALLLLCAGCDGDESQPQGDSPPAHCTTSLEGVLCTLSEAHLNGSGPTRLEVSAGQRLLIIMQSLPGDPVCSWSRGADPKRWGYSMAIPQTPVSDSGEYTFSCERGGINSSLTLSLLVRPLRLPTKPQLKYIPGKKGFLPDFQCSSEGNPKPKIKWFNNLDKTGKGSDGTDIPSTNKERANNTEKSTNYYRTTVMCCASNSEGEACSQLYDYDLDRVSGKDDEAPEITVSLGQPLLLSCRQKKDSATQWLTDNQEPIPKYRFTYKEIYVTYLFIESVRVNHSGIYTCWSNKNKMKSTHVQVLEKGFISIDQLNESSTISAQEKPGFCLRALVSSHPLLRCHWLGPDSRQTQCPEPTRLWKNRTLELCNTEPGEYQLHLEAGELNLTKSLSLCVAGTSTLSILQNGDIITCETNTPLPFNLTWRSCSLTNDSCQSESSAWKEIPAPPPELSDSDQFCHKRVLSSLDSTGVGDFVKCCITNSVHLQSHCSETLFNIQPSSQLLKVSSLVLLLALMLVSVALLYFIRKKKPQYQSQVQMIQMVGPNDNDYIYINFKDFQYDQKWEFPRENLELGKELGSGAFGMVVQATAYGISKPGVSLQVAVKMLKEKHEAVEKEALMSELKMLTHIGQHANIVNLLGACTGSGPTYLIFQYCCNGDLLNYLKNNRELYHKSLTDAFTRDRFSRLYHNLPKRSSRLGGGMGEFQRPVDSMYVPMSPTTTRGQESIALISLNSSPMSTSDGPGIYEELEKLQEEEEEEEEALTYNDLLSFSYQVAKGMDFLSSKHCIHRDLAARNVLVTQGGLVKIGDFGLARDIDNDSNYVVRGNVRLPVKWMAPESIFQGMYTMQSDVWAYGILLWEVFSLGVTPYPGIKVDNNFYVMIERGFKMEQPYYASESVYMTMCKCWALEPQDRPHFSKLVAFMDDQLADMEEKLYHNILDKSCNHALYQNALVKYDLSALAKENSLQTQSQNQYCKTHSTGEAPTTTTTTLSDMDAMETDDDDKPLKPRQ, encoded by the exons GGAGTGTTGTGTACTCTGTCTGAAGCCCATCTGAATGGTTCTGGTCCTACCAGACTAGAGGTCTCTGCTGGACAGAGGCTCCTGATCATCATGCAGAGCCTCCCAGGAGACCCTGTCTGCAGCTGGAGCCGTGGAGCTGACCCAAAAAG ATGGGGCTATTCCATGGCCATACCACAGACACCTGTGAGTGATTCTGGAGAGTACACATTCAGCTGTGAGAGAGGCGGGATCAACtcctctctgaccctctctctacTGGTTAGACCTCTGA GACTCCCCACAAAACCACAGTTGAAATATATCCCTGGGAAAAAAGGCTTCTTACCAGACTTTCAGTGTTCTTCAGAGGGAAACCCCAAGCCAAAGATCAAATGGTTCAATAACCTTGACAAGACTGG AAAAGGAAGTGATGGGACAGACATTCCATCTACGAACAAAGAGAGGGCTAACAACACAGAGAAAAGTACAAATTACTACAGGACAACAGTTATGTGCTGTGCTAGCAATTCTGAAGGAGAGGCGTGTTCTCAACTATATGATTACG ATCTGGACCGTGTCAGTGGTAAGGATGATGAGGCTCCAGAGATCACTGTGAGTCTTGGGCAGCCCCTGCTGCTCAGCTGTCGGCAGAAAAAGGACAGCGCCACACAGTGGCTGACTGACAACCAGGAACCA atccCCAAATATCGATTCACATATAAAGAAATATATGTGACCTACCTGTTCATTGAGTCAGTGAGAGTGAACCACAGTGGAATCTATACGTGCTGGAGCAACAAGAACAAGATGAAATCCACCCACGTCCAGGTCCTAG AGAAGGGCTTCATTTCCATCGACCAGCTCAATGAGAGCAGTACCATCTCAGCCCAGGAGAAGCCAGGGTTCTGTCTGCGGGCCCTGGTCTCCTCACACCCTCTCCTACGCTGCCATTGGCTGGGCCCGGACAGCAGACAGACCCAGTGCCCTGAGCCCACACGGCTCTGGAAGAACAG gACTCTGGAGTTGTGTAACACTGAGCCAGGAGAGTACCAGTTACACCTGGAGGCTGGGGAGCTGAACCTCACAAAgagcctctctctgtgtgtggcag gtACGTCCACCCTCAGTATTTTACAGAATGGAGACATCATCACCTGTGAGACCAACACCCCCCTCCCCTTTAACCTCACCTGGCGCTCCTGCTCTCTGACCAATGACAG CTGTCAGTCAGAGTCTTCAGCCTGGAAGGAGATCCCTGCCCCTCCCCCGGAGCTCTCTGACTCAGACCAGTTCTGCCATAAGAGGGTCCTCAGCTCCCTGGACAGTACCGGGGTGGGGGACTTTGTCAAGTGCTGCATCACAAACTCTGTCCACTTACAGTCACACTGCAGTGAGACACTGTTCAACATACAAC CCTCCTCTCAACTCCTGAAAGTGTCCAGTCTGGTCCTGTTGCTGGCTTTGATGCTGGTCAGCGTGGCACTACTCTACTTCATCAGGaagaag AAACCCCAGTATCAGAGTCAGGTGCAGATGATCCAGATGGTAGGGCCTAATGACAACGACTACATCTACATCAACTTCAAAGACTTCCAGTACGACCAGAAATGGGAGTTCCCCAGAGAGAACCTGGAGCTGG GGAAGGAGCTGGGCTCTGGGGCCTTTGGCATGGTGGTTCAGGCTACAGCCTACGGCATCAGCAAGCCTGGGGTCTCCCTGCAGGTGGCTGTCAAGATGTTGAAAG AGAAGCATGAGGCAGTGGAGAAGGAGGCTCTGATGTCAGAGCTGAAGATGCTGACTCACATCGGACAGCATGCCAACATTGTCAACCTGCTGGGGGCGTGCACTGGCTCAG GGCCCACGTACCTGATCTTTCAGTACTGCTGTAACGGGGACTTGCTGAACTACCTGaagaacaacagagagctctacCACAAGTCTCTGACCGACGCCTTCACCAGGGACCGCTTCAGCAGACTTTACCACAACCTGCCCAAGAGGAGCTCCAGGTTGGGGGGAGGGATGGG TGAGTTCCAGAGGCCAGTGGACAGCATGTACGTCCCCATGTCCCCCACCACCACTAGAGGGCAAGAGAGCATCGCCCTGATCAGCCTCAACTCTTCTCCAATGAGCACCTCTGATG GTCCAGGGATCTATGAGGAGTTAGAGAAgctgcaggaggaggaggaggaggaagaggaggcgtTGACCTACAACGACCTGCTCAGCTTCTCCTATCAGGTGGCCAAGGGCATGGACTTCCTGTCCTCCAAGCAC TGTATCCATCGGGACCTTGCGGCCAGGAACGTGTTGGTGACTCAGGGTGGACTAGTAAAGATCGGAGACTTTGGACTGGCCCGGGACATCGACAACGACTCCAACTACGTAGTGAGAGGAAAT GTGCGTCTGCCAGTGAAATGGATGGCTCCAGAGAGTATCTTCCAGGGGATGTACACCATGCAGAGCGATGTCTGGGCCTATGGTATCCTGCTGTGGGAGGTCTTCTCTCTGG gtgtgacCCCCTACCCGGGGATAAAGGTGGACAACAACTTCTATGTGATGATAGAGAGAGGTTTTAAGATGGAGCAGCCATACTACGCCAGTGAATCTGT GTATATGACCATGTGTAAGTGCTGGGCCTTGGAGCCTCAGGACCGCCCTCACTTCTCCAAGCTAGTGGCCTTCATGGACGACCAACTGGCCgacatggaggagaag CTCTACCATAACATATTGGACAAGAGCTGCAATCATGCGTTATACCAGAATGCACTAGTGAAATATGATCTCTCAGCCTTGGCCAAAGAAAATAGTCTTCAGACACAGTCACAGAACCAATACTGCAAGACCCACTCCACTGGAGAggccccaacaacaacaacaacaacactgtctGACATGGATGCCATGGAGACTGATGATGATGACAAACCTCTGAAACCACGTCAGTGA
- the flt3 gene encoding receptor-type tyrosine-protein kinase FLT3 isoform X2: MPVKGKSRVLIAALLLLCAGCDGDESQPQGDSPPAHCTTSLEGVLCTLSEAHLNGSGPTRLEVSAGQRLLIIMQSLPGDPVCSWSRGADPKRWGYSMAIPQTPVSDSGEYTFSCERGGINSSLTLSLLVRPLRLPTKPQLKYIPGKKGFLPDFQCSSEGNPKPKIKWFNNLDKTGKGSDGTDIPSTNKERANNTEKSTNYYRTTVMCCASNSEGEACSQLYDYDLDRVSGKDDEAPEITVSLGQPLLLSCRQKKDSATQWLTDNQEPIPKYRFTYKEIYVTYLFIESVRVNHSGIYTCWSNKNKMKSTHVQVLEKGFISIDQLNESSTISAQEKPGFCLRALVSSHPLLRCHWLGPDSRQTQCPEPTRLWKNRTLELCNTEPGEYQLHLEAGELNLTKSLSLCVAGTSTLSILQNGDIITCETNTPLPFNLTWRSCSLTNDSCQSESSAWKEIPAPPPELSDSDQFCHKRVLSSLDSTGVGDFVKCCITNSVHLQSHCSETLFNIQPSSQLLKVSSLVLLLALMLVSVALLYFIRKKKPQYQSQVQMIQMVGPNDNDYIYINFKDFQYDQKWEFPRENLELGKELGSGAFGMVVQATAYGISKPGVSLQVAVKMLKEKHEAVEKEALMSELKMLTHIGQHANIVNLLGACTGSGPTYLIFQYCCNGDLLNYLKNNRELYHKSLTDAFTRDRFSRLYHNLPKRSSSEFQRPVDSMYVPMSPTTTRGQESIALISLNSSPMSTSDGPGIYEELEKLQEEEEEEEEALTYNDLLSFSYQVAKGMDFLSSKHCIHRDLAARNVLVTQGGLVKIGDFGLARDIDNDSNYVVRGNVRLPVKWMAPESIFQGMYTMQSDVWAYGILLWEVFSLGVTPYPGIKVDNNFYVMIERGFKMEQPYYASESVYMTMCKCWALEPQDRPHFSKLVAFMDDQLADMEEKLYHNILDKSCNHALYQNALVKYDLSALAKENSLQTQSQNQYCKTHSTGEAPTTTTTTLSDMDAMETDDDDKPLKPRQ, translated from the exons GGAGTGTTGTGTACTCTGTCTGAAGCCCATCTGAATGGTTCTGGTCCTACCAGACTAGAGGTCTCTGCTGGACAGAGGCTCCTGATCATCATGCAGAGCCTCCCAGGAGACCCTGTCTGCAGCTGGAGCCGTGGAGCTGACCCAAAAAG ATGGGGCTATTCCATGGCCATACCACAGACACCTGTGAGTGATTCTGGAGAGTACACATTCAGCTGTGAGAGAGGCGGGATCAACtcctctctgaccctctctctacTGGTTAGACCTCTGA GACTCCCCACAAAACCACAGTTGAAATATATCCCTGGGAAAAAAGGCTTCTTACCAGACTTTCAGTGTTCTTCAGAGGGAAACCCCAAGCCAAAGATCAAATGGTTCAATAACCTTGACAAGACTGG AAAAGGAAGTGATGGGACAGACATTCCATCTACGAACAAAGAGAGGGCTAACAACACAGAGAAAAGTACAAATTACTACAGGACAACAGTTATGTGCTGTGCTAGCAATTCTGAAGGAGAGGCGTGTTCTCAACTATATGATTACG ATCTGGACCGTGTCAGTGGTAAGGATGATGAGGCTCCAGAGATCACTGTGAGTCTTGGGCAGCCCCTGCTGCTCAGCTGTCGGCAGAAAAAGGACAGCGCCACACAGTGGCTGACTGACAACCAGGAACCA atccCCAAATATCGATTCACATATAAAGAAATATATGTGACCTACCTGTTCATTGAGTCAGTGAGAGTGAACCACAGTGGAATCTATACGTGCTGGAGCAACAAGAACAAGATGAAATCCACCCACGTCCAGGTCCTAG AGAAGGGCTTCATTTCCATCGACCAGCTCAATGAGAGCAGTACCATCTCAGCCCAGGAGAAGCCAGGGTTCTGTCTGCGGGCCCTGGTCTCCTCACACCCTCTCCTACGCTGCCATTGGCTGGGCCCGGACAGCAGACAGACCCAGTGCCCTGAGCCCACACGGCTCTGGAAGAACAG gACTCTGGAGTTGTGTAACACTGAGCCAGGAGAGTACCAGTTACACCTGGAGGCTGGGGAGCTGAACCTCACAAAgagcctctctctgtgtgtggcag gtACGTCCACCCTCAGTATTTTACAGAATGGAGACATCATCACCTGTGAGACCAACACCCCCCTCCCCTTTAACCTCACCTGGCGCTCCTGCTCTCTGACCAATGACAG CTGTCAGTCAGAGTCTTCAGCCTGGAAGGAGATCCCTGCCCCTCCCCCGGAGCTCTCTGACTCAGACCAGTTCTGCCATAAGAGGGTCCTCAGCTCCCTGGACAGTACCGGGGTGGGGGACTTTGTCAAGTGCTGCATCACAAACTCTGTCCACTTACAGTCACACTGCAGTGAGACACTGTTCAACATACAAC CCTCCTCTCAACTCCTGAAAGTGTCCAGTCTGGTCCTGTTGCTGGCTTTGATGCTGGTCAGCGTGGCACTACTCTACTTCATCAGGaagaag AAACCCCAGTATCAGAGTCAGGTGCAGATGATCCAGATGGTAGGGCCTAATGACAACGACTACATCTACATCAACTTCAAAGACTTCCAGTACGACCAGAAATGGGAGTTCCCCAGAGAGAACCTGGAGCTGG GGAAGGAGCTGGGCTCTGGGGCCTTTGGCATGGTGGTTCAGGCTACAGCCTACGGCATCAGCAAGCCTGGGGTCTCCCTGCAGGTGGCTGTCAAGATGTTGAAAG AGAAGCATGAGGCAGTGGAGAAGGAGGCTCTGATGTCAGAGCTGAAGATGCTGACTCACATCGGACAGCATGCCAACATTGTCAACCTGCTGGGGGCGTGCACTGGCTCAG GGCCCACGTACCTGATCTTTCAGTACTGCTGTAACGGGGACTTGCTGAACTACCTGaagaacaacagagagctctacCACAAGTCTCTGACCGACGCCTTCACCAGGGACCGCTTCAGCAGACTTTACCACAACCTGCCCAAGAGGAGCTCCAG TGAGTTCCAGAGGCCAGTGGACAGCATGTACGTCCCCATGTCCCCCACCACCACTAGAGGGCAAGAGAGCATCGCCCTGATCAGCCTCAACTCTTCTCCAATGAGCACCTCTGATG GTCCAGGGATCTATGAGGAGTTAGAGAAgctgcaggaggaggaggaggaggaagaggaggcgtTGACCTACAACGACCTGCTCAGCTTCTCCTATCAGGTGGCCAAGGGCATGGACTTCCTGTCCTCCAAGCAC TGTATCCATCGGGACCTTGCGGCCAGGAACGTGTTGGTGACTCAGGGTGGACTAGTAAAGATCGGAGACTTTGGACTGGCCCGGGACATCGACAACGACTCCAACTACGTAGTGAGAGGAAAT GTGCGTCTGCCAGTGAAATGGATGGCTCCAGAGAGTATCTTCCAGGGGATGTACACCATGCAGAGCGATGTCTGGGCCTATGGTATCCTGCTGTGGGAGGTCTTCTCTCTGG gtgtgacCCCCTACCCGGGGATAAAGGTGGACAACAACTTCTATGTGATGATAGAGAGAGGTTTTAAGATGGAGCAGCCATACTACGCCAGTGAATCTGT GTATATGACCATGTGTAAGTGCTGGGCCTTGGAGCCTCAGGACCGCCCTCACTTCTCCAAGCTAGTGGCCTTCATGGACGACCAACTGGCCgacatggaggagaag CTCTACCATAACATATTGGACAAGAGCTGCAATCATGCGTTATACCAGAATGCACTAGTGAAATATGATCTCTCAGCCTTGGCCAAAGAAAATAGTCTTCAGACACAGTCACAGAACCAATACTGCAAGACCCACTCCACTGGAGAggccccaacaacaacaacaacaacactgtctGACATGGATGCCATGGAGACTGATGATGATGACAAACCTCTGAAACCACGTCAGTGA